From Streptomyces chrestomyceticus JCM 4735, one genomic window encodes:
- a CDS encoding LysE family translocator, which translates to MTAALLGFALFALLVTMAPGPDTLLVLRNCLRGGRRAGAASALGSAAGSLAWAVAAAAGLAAALQRWDAAFMAVRMVGAAYLVFLGAQALWTYRRVAADAAGPVGEGGGKDMTGPTDASDTTVVRSAHAFRQGLYSCLLNPKVGIFFVAVVPQFLPRDHSVLGVTLLFGVIDAVIAAGWLLLVAVGAGRLLRWLRRPRVHRNLERGTGGVLLALGVGTAVETLRA; encoded by the coding sequence GTGACGGCTGCGCTTCTCGGCTTCGCGCTCTTCGCCCTGCTGGTGACGATGGCCCCCGGGCCGGACACCCTGCTGGTGCTCCGCAACTGCCTGCGCGGCGGCAGACGCGCCGGGGCCGCCTCCGCGCTCGGCTCCGCCGCGGGCTCGCTGGCCTGGGCCGTCGCCGCCGCGGCGGGCCTGGCGGCCGCGCTGCAACGCTGGGACGCCGCCTTCATGGCCGTACGGATGGTGGGCGCGGCCTATCTGGTCTTCCTGGGCGCCCAGGCCCTGTGGACGTACCGGAGGGTGGCCGCCGATGCCGCGGGCCCGGTGGGGGAGGGCGGCGGCAAGGACATGACAGGCCCCACGGATGCCTCGGACACCACGGTGGTCCGGTCGGCGCACGCGTTCCGGCAGGGCCTCTACAGTTGCCTGCTCAACCCCAAGGTCGGCATCTTCTTCGTCGCGGTCGTCCCCCAATTCCTGCCCCGGGACCACTCGGTGCTGGGAGTGACCCTGCTCTTCGGCGTGATCGACGCGGTGATCGCGGCGGGCTGGCTGCTGCTGGTGGCGGTGGGCGCCGGGCGGCTGCTCCGCTGGCTGCGGCGGCCCCGGGTGCACCGCAATCTGGAGCGCGGTACCGGCGGCGTCCTGCTGGCCCTGGGCGTCGGCACGGCAGTCGAGACGCTGCGGGCGTGA